Genomic segment of Candidatus Chlorohelix allophototropha:
TTACAAGACGAAGAAAATATCAGACGCACCACTGAGTTGCAAATTTTGATGCGTACCGCTATACCACCACTCACTCCAAAGCAGATGGAAGGGTTAACAGCATATGTGGAATCGCGCCTTGTGGTGGATTCAGGCACAATTCGCGAGATTATCACCCATCTCCAAGCAGGCAGGAATGTTCTTTTGTACGGACCGCCCGGCTGTGGGAAAACTCGTCTGGCGCGCCTTATTGCTGGTCAAATGGGCGGACGTGACCCCGGCTGGACTCCCGAAGAAGAAGCCGTTAACTATACACTGGCAACCGCTACCGCCGAATGGAGCATTTACGAGGTCATCGGCGGAATACGTCCGGGTCTTTCCGCCGAGTTAGAGCATATCGCGGCGCAACCGCCTGAATTGGTGGGAATGCCTTCCGAACGCATTCAGTATTTTTTTGAACCGGGAGTGGTATCTCGCGCTGTACTCGAATGTGAAACAAGCTTGCGCACTAACCTGAGACCACATTATCTAATAATTGATGAATTTAATCGCGCCAATCAAGAGCGCGCATTTGGCGAGCTATTTACCTTGCTGGAATATCGAGATCGCCCGCTATTGCCAGCACGCCGAATAGGTAGACGCTTGCCGCTTTATATTCCTGATTCGTTCCGTATCATCGGCACAATGAACTCAGACGATAGAAATACCCTTTTCGATTTAGGTATGGCGCTGCGACGACGATTTGCACTGGTGGAAATAGGATTACCAAATCGAAAAGCCGAGCGGGGCTTTCTACCACGTGCAGTAAAAGCCCGTCTGCCTGAAACTGAGCTTGATTCGCAAGGCAATTTCGCTAACCCTGTTATGCAACAAGCGTTGGATACACTTTTGGAACTGGTAGAAGCTATTCGACCTGACCTAACTGACCCACAACAAAATGGGAAGAAAATCGGCACAGCTACGCTCATAGAATGCCTTGTTTTCTGCGTTGTAGCCTCCCGTTACTACCAGAGTTGGCAAGATGCGCTTGAAGATGCGCTACTTGATAATTTGCTACCCCAACTAGATCGTTCTACTTCAGGTGTCGCACGTGCTCTGCAAGCCCTCGCAAGCAACCCGATTCTTAGGGACTTGGGGCGGGTTAGAGCGAGCCTTTTACGTATGTCAAGAAATAATGCCCAATATTTCCAAGCTTAATATTCATTGAAAACGCTCTTACACAATTGAAAATGTATTTGACTTGCTTAAATAAATATTCTAAACTGGTTGAAATTATTAGAAAAGTTGGTAAGCTGCGGAGAAGATGGGAACAGAACCACGCGAGTTTAAAAGCCTGCCGCGTAATCGCAAGTGCGGTAATTGCCGTCATTTTGAGCCAGCGCCCCTTTGGCGTAAAGGCTGGTGCCGCAATTCCTTGTTATATCCTGTTCATGCCAATCACCTAGTCGATAGTAACGAACTTGATTGCGAAAAAGGTTTTCGTTCCCGAATCTACTGGGAACCACTACCATTAGGAGATACACCTACCCCTTCGCGCCCGATGTTAAATTTTCAAGGAAAAATGGCGCGAAATACACCACCACTTCAGCCTTTAGGTGCGAACTTTAAACCGCAAGAACACGGCACAAACCAAAATGAGGAGTCTGAACCACCCGAACCCTATACCCGCTTGCCTGTTTATAGGGATGAAAGCGGTTGGCGCTCAGACCTTAGAAAACGGCTACCCTTTACCGAAAACTGGTCTCTTGAAAAGTTTGAGCTTTCACATCTCGCTTTATGGGGTGCGGCTATTTTTCTGGTACTGGTTGTAATAATAATTTTCCTCGGTAGCCTCTTTAACAAGCCTGCCGAAACAAACCCCAATGCTTCAATAACTTCGGCGGTAGCTACTCAAAATGCCCAGAGCGCGATTCTGGCAGGCGGTAGTAGCTCAGTATCTCAAAATCAAGTTACTGTGACTGCTTCTCAAGTTAAATCGTTAACACCGCAAGCGCCAACACTAGCACCGCGTACCGGCAAAGCAGCAGGGTTGGGCGGGGAAACCTTGAATGTACGCACCGACCCAAACACTACCTCGAAGGTGCTAACTCAATTACGCGAAGGCGACCGGGTTATCATTCTGGAAGGTCCGCTCGATTCAGGCGGGCAGACTTGGCTAAAGGTAAGTGCAAACGGTCAAGTGGGTTGGGTCAGTAAAAAGTATATACTGGCGGATGCCTAAGTTGAACATCCCAATACTTTTCCAAGACGATCACCTTATCGCCATTAATAAGCCTGCCGGATTGCTTACCCACCCGGATGACCCACAAGACGCTTCTTCTACCGATGTGGTTTCGCT
This window contains:
- a CDS encoding SH3 domain-containing protein, with translation MGTEPREFKSLPRNRKCGNCRHFEPAPLWRKGWCRNSLLYPVHANHLVDSNELDCEKGFRSRIYWEPLPLGDTPTPSRPMLNFQGKMARNTPPLQPLGANFKPQEHGTNQNEESEPPEPYTRLPVYRDESGWRSDLRKRLPFTENWSLEKFELSHLALWGAAIFLVLVVIIIFLGSLFNKPAETNPNASITSAVATQNAQSAILAGGSSSVSQNQVTVTASQVKSLTPQAPTLAPRTGKAAGLGGETLNVRTDPNTTSKVLTQLREGDRVIILEGPLDSGGQTWLKVSANGQVGWVSKKYILADA